AGGGGAGGAACGTGGGTAGGTCCTGGGTCACCGTCCGGGAGAACCGCGCGGGTCGCTTCTGCATGAAGGCCATGACGCCTTCTAGCGCGTCCGCGCTCTCTCCGAGGCTCGCGATGAGCTGGCTGTCCAGGGCGAACGCGGGCTCCGGCGAGGGGAGGGCGCTCATCCGGTAGAGCGCCTGACGGATGACGGCCACGGACACCGGCGCGGTCGAATCCACCAGCTCCCTGGCGAGTGCTTGCGCGGCGTCGGCCAGGGCCTCGGGTTCATGGAGGGATTGGACGAGCCCCGCGCCGAGCGCCTCCTCCGCCGGCACGAGCCGGCCACTCACCATCCAGTCCATTGCGCGGCCCAGGCCCACCAGCCGGGGCAGGAACCAGCAGGAGCCCGCTTCCGGGTAGATGCCTCGCCGGCTGAAGACAAATCCGAAACGGCTGTTCCTGGCCGCGAGCCGGAAGTCCGCGGGGAGGATCATCGTGGAGCCCACGCCCACTGCCGCGCCCTGGATGGCGGCGATGACTGGCTTTCTCAACATGAACAGCTGGCGCGCGACACGCGTCGCCGGTTCGACCCAGGCACCGCCGGGGATGTCTGTGTTCGTGACCTCCAGGGACTGGCCGCTGAGGTCCGCCCCCACGCAGAAGTCCTTGCCGGCCCCCGACAGGATGACCACCCGCACCGCTTCGTCCGCGTCCGCAGCGGCGAGCGCGGCCGCCAGCTCGTCCGCCATGAGCACGGTGAAGCCATTGCGCGCTTCAGGCCGGTGCAGTTCCACATTGGCGACCCGGTCCGCATAGGAAACGCGGATGTGTTGGTAGCTCATGGTTGGAAATCCTGGCTCATGTGATGGGTATAGTGGAGACTTGTTGGCGCGGCGTCAACAGCAAGAATCGCCAGACAACACCCGGGATTTTTCGACGGTTTGCGTCATCGATTGCCTGCCCTGGAGCCCGTTCATGAGTGTGGATGCGTTTGGTCTGGAGGGACGCCGTGCGCTGGTGACGGGCGCCTCTGGAGGATTGGGTTTGCACTTCGCGGAGGTGCTGGCCCGGGCGGGCGCGGAGGTGGTGTTGGCGGCGCGGCGCGCGGACCGGCTGGCCGCGGAGGTGGAGCGGCTGCGGGAGCTGGGGCTGCGCGCCCACGCGGTGTCCATGGACGTGACGCTCGCGGCATCCGTGCAGGCGGGCGTGGCCGAGGCGGAGGCGCTGGCGGGCGGGGTGCTGGATGTGCTCGTCAACAACGCGGGCGTGTCCGGCGAGGGCTTCTTCCTCCAGGTGGAGGAGGCGGACTGGGACACGGTCATCGATACGAACCTCAAGGGGTCGTATCTCGTGTCGAGGACCGTGGCGCGGCGGCTGGTGGAGCAGGGCTCTCCGGGCAGCATCATCCACATCGCATCCATCCTGGGGCTGCGGGTGGCCGGTGGCGTGGCTCCGTATGGTGCCTCCAAGGCCGGGTTGATCCACCTCACCAAGGCCATGGCGTTGGAGCTGGCGCGGCACCGGATCCGCGTGAACGCGCTGGCTCCCGGCTACATCGAGACGGACTTCAACCGGACCTTCTTCGCGAAGGACGCGGGACAGAAGCTGCTCGCTCGCATTCCCTTCCGGCGGCTGGGCCACATGCGGGAGCTCGATGGGCCGCTGCTGCTGCTGGCTTCGGAGGCCGGCAGTTACATGAGCGGTTCGGTCATTGAAGTGGATGGTGGCCACCTCTGCTCGACCCTGTAGTTCCCAGGAGCCCCAGATGGACTTCTCTCTTTCCCCTGAAATCGAAGCGTACCGGCTGCGCGTGCGTGAGTTCGTGGCCACGCATGTGCTGCCGCTGGAGAAGCAGCCGGACGCGTTCGACGCGCACGAGAACCTCCGTGAGGAGATGGTGGCTCGGGTGCGCGAGCTGGCCCGCGCGCAGGGGCTCTGGGCCTTCCAGATGCCGAAGGCGCGCGGAGGGCAGGGCCTGGGCGTGGTGGGCATGGCGGCCTGTTACGAGGAGGCCGCCCGTTCGCCCTTCGGGCCCGTGATGTTCAACGCCGCGCCTCCGGATGACGGCAACATGATCGTCCTGGAGAAGGTGCTCGCGACGGAGGCGCTCAAGCAGCGCTGGTTGCAGCCCATCATCGACGGCAAGGTGCGCTCCGCCTTCGCGATGACGGAGCCAGACGGCTGCGGCTCCGACCCGTCCCTCACCTATACGCGGGCGGAGAAGCAGGGCGGCGAATGGGTGCTCACGGGCCGCAAGTGGTTCATCACCGGGGCCCAGGGCGCGCAGCACTTCATCGTGGTGGCGCGCACCTCCGACGACGAGCGCAAGGGGCTCACTGCCTTCCTCTTCGACGCCAGCCAGCCTGGATGGCGCATCGAGCGACGCATCCCCATCATGGGCCCCGAGGAGCACGGCGGGCATTGCGAGCTCGTCTTCGAAGGGCTGCGCATCCCGGACGAGCATCGGCTGCTGGGCGTGGGTGATGGCCTCAAGGTGACGCAGATCCGCCTGGGCACGGCGCGTCTCACGCACTGCATGCGCTGGCTGGGATTGGCGAAGCGGTGCCTGGAGGAGGCGGGCGGCTACGTCTCGCGGCGGATGAGCTTCGGGGAGACCCTTGCTCAGCACGAGGGCGTGCAGTGGATGCTGGGCGATGCGGCCAAGGACATCCACATCGGGCGGCTGCTGACCATGAGCGCCGCCTGGAAGCTGGACCAGGGGGACTTCGCGCGCACGGACATCTCCATCGCGAAGATCCACGTGGCGGATGCGCTGCACAAGGCCGCGGACACGGCCATCCAGTTGATGGGCGCCCGGGGCTACTCCAAGGACACGCTCGTTGAATGGATCTACCGGTACGCGCGCCAGGCGCGACTGGTGGATGGGGCCAGCGAAATCCACAAGATGGTGCTGTCGCGTGCGTACCTGGCGGAGGGCGCGGACTTCTTCCGGTGGGGAGTGGGGTGACGATGCGCGAGGAACACAAGCACGCGCTGGAGTCCTTCCTGGCAACGAAGGCGGAGGCCCGCGAGGTGCGGCTCATTGATGCGCGACTGCTCTCCGGGGGCGCCATCCAGGAGAACTGGCTGCTGACGGCGGCGGTGAGCGGAGGGCCGCATGATGGCGTGCTGGAGTGCGTGCTGCGCTCCGATGCGGCGTCGGGCGTCTCCGTGTCGCACGGCCGGGCCCAGGAGTTCGCGCTGCTGAAAGAGGCCTTCCGCGCGGGCGTGACGGTGCCGGAGCCGCTGTGGCTGGGAGACAGCTCCGTGCTCGGGCGCGCGTTCTTCGTGATGCGCAAGGCGCGCGGGACCGCCGCCGGCCATCGCATCGTGAAGGACCTGGGGCTGGGCGGAGACCGCGAGGCGCTGACCGAACGGCTGGGAGAGGAGCTGGCGCGGCTGCATGCCATCCGTCCTCCCGTGGAGGCCCTGTCCTTCCTTCCGGTGCCGGCGCTGTCGCCCGCGCTGCGGGGGGTGAAGGAGTTCCAATCCTTCCTGGCCGGCCACCACACGGCGTTCCCCGCGCTGGAGTGGGGGATCCGCTGGCTGGAGCGGCATGCGCCCAGGACGCCGGAGCTGGTGCTGACGCACCGGGATTTCCGCACGGGCAATTACATGCTGGACGAAGCCGGGCTCACGGCCGTGCTGGATTGGGAGTTCGCGGCGTGGTCGGACCCGCTGGAGGACATCGGGTGGTTCTGCGCGCGGTGCTGGCGCTTCGGCCAGTTCGACAAGGAGGCGGGAGGCATCGGCTCCCGTGAGGCGCTGGCGCGAGGCTATGCGCGCGTGAGCGGACGCCAGCTGGATTGGGCGTCGGTGCGTTACTGGGAGGTCTTCGCCCACGCGCGTTGGGCTGTGATTGCCGTGCAGCAGGGGGAGCGCCATGTGTCCGGCCGCGAGCCTTCGCTGGAGCTGGCGCTGACGGCGCATGTGGTGCCGGAACTGGAGCTGGAACTTCTTTCGATGACGGGAGGACGGAATGCGTGAACAGCCGGACGGGGCCGCGCTGCTGGCGATTGCCCGCGAGGTGCTGCTCCGGGAGCTGCTGCCTGGATTGCCGGAGGACAAGGTCTACGCGGCGCGGATGATCGCCAACGCGATGGGCATCGCGGAGCGGCAACTCCGCGCGGGTGAGGGGCCAGCGCAGGAGGAACGCGGGGCGCTGGTGGCCCTGCTCCAGCGCGAAGGGGAGCTCGCGGAGCTGAACCGCGAGCTGGCGGCGCGGATCCGTCAGGGTGCTTTCGACGGGAACCGCGAAGCCTGGTCTTTGCTGTGGGACTCCACCATCCAGCGGGTGCGGGAGAGCGCACCGAAGGCCCTGCCTGCTTCCGACCGGATGGGGTAGAGGTCGGGCCATGAAGAAGAAGGCGTCCCCGTCTCCCGCCCGCGACCTGCCGTTCGAAATCCTCACCTGGTCCCAGGTTCGCGACGAGGTGAAGGCCCCTGGCAATCGCGAGGATGACTGGGACCGCGTGCTCGTCCTCACCGGGAATGTCGTCATGCCCTACGACCTGGGGCTGGACTTCCACCAGGGAATCTTCGCGCAGGACGACGAGGATGCGCCTCCGTTCACCGGCCTCATCGTGCGAGGCGACCTCACCGTCGAAGGCTGCGTGCTCAACTGGGAGAACGACTTCGGGCCGTTCCTCCAGGTGCACGGCAACCTCGTCGCGAAGCGCATCGCCATCGGCGGTGCCCGGCTTCACGTCTCCGGCGATGTGACGACCGAAGACCTGGTGGCGGTCTACAACCACGGCAGCGTCTCCGTGGGAGGCAACCTCAAGGCCCGCACCCTTGCCTCGCATTACTCCTTCAACGTGGCGGGCGCTGTCGATGCGCACCGCTACCTGGGCCAGGACTCGAAGGTGTTCGCGGTGGCCGGCGGGGTGGAGGACGTGAAGGACCCCTACGAAGGGAAGGGCGTCTTCGTCCCGGCGGTGGTGAGGGACGGCCGCGTCGATCTGGAGAAGGTGCGGGCCCGGCTGGCGGCGGGCAAGCCCGTCGCTCGCGACGCGTTCACCAGCATCCGGGAGGCGTTCCGTCAGCTCGTCGCGAAGAAGATCGCGGAGCCCGACAAGGTCAAGAGCCTCACGCTGGAGGACAAGGGGCTCACGTCCCTGCCGGAGGAGCTCTTCCTGTTCCGCAAGCTGGAGAAGCTCAACCTCCGGCGCAACAACCTCCGCGTGCTCCCGGAGGAGCTGGGGCAGCTCACGGAGCTGCGCGAGCTGGACCTGCGGAGCAATGGCCTGTTGGAGCTGCCGGAGTCCATCGGCGAGCTCAAGAAGCTGCGGGTCCTGGACCTGGAAGCCAACTGCCTCTGGCGGCTGCCGGAGTCACTGGCCGGATGCGTCGAGCTGCGGCGGGTGAATCTGATCAACAACCCCCACGCCTACGTCCGGCGGGCCTTCGGGAGCTGGAAGCAGGTCCAGCTCATGTTCGACTTCCCGGAGGTCCTCACGCGGTTGCCGAAGCTGGAGGTGCTCACCTTCGAGGGAACGCCGCTGCGCACGCTGCCGACGCGGCGCTTCGACAGCACGGCCTTGAGCAAGGCCACGGTCCTCAGGTCGCTGGTGACGCAGGTGGATCCGGAGCTGCACGCCCAGCTCCAGGTGGACGTGGAGCGCAGCCGCGAGAAGGCGGCGGCCTATATCGGCTACTGGTTCAAGCCGGAGACCGTGAGCCTGGAGTCCTTCTACGACGCGAAGACGGACCGCTACGACTTCGCGGAGCTCCTCGCGCTGCTGGCGCTGCTCTTGCGCATCAACATCCCCACGGCGGCTCCCTACGAAGAGGCGCTGGCGAAGTTCCGGGGGCAGAGCCAGGGGATCGCCCGGTACCTGGACTGGGACGGCGACAAGCCCCGGCACGTCCACGCGCTCTTCGGAGCGCTGCGCGACGCGCTGGGGCCGCTGGGCGAGCCGTATCCCGGCGACGCGCTCATCGCGGGCCTGCGGGACGTCTTCGCGGCCCACGCTGGCTGAAAGCCCCCTGGTGACTCGGGACATCAGCTGGTGAATGGCGTCATCGCGATGGGCGGGGAGTGCTCGGCCCAAGTGATTGATTTCACGGAGTCCGGGGGCTGGCATGCGTCCTGCTCTTGGGTCCCGGCATGTCCATCTCCTCCCTGAACCGCGCGTCCTCCTTCCAGCCTTCCTCGAGCCTCTCCCAGCTCAAGCCGGCCGCCGCGCCGGCTCAGGGGGTGATGGGCACCTCGGCGCAGCAGCCCCGGAACGACCTGCGCCGGATGCTCATGACCGACTCCTTCGAGGCGGGCCCCAGCCGTCTGGGTGGCGCCTCCGGTGGGGGCTTCGAGAAGCAGCTGTCGCAGCTGGTGAGCCAGCTGTCGCAGTTGGTGCAGATGCTCCAGATGCAGTCGCCCGCGGGCCAGGGCCAGGGCGCCGAGGGTGCCGCGTCCGCGGTGGGCGGCGTGGGCGGCGCGGCCCCGGCGCAGAAGGCGGCGTCCGCGTCTTCGGCCTCCACCTTCGAGGGTCCGGCGGCGTCCGCGGCGGCTCCCGCGGCCCAGGGCGCGGCTCCGGCTTCCAGCGCGTCCGCTCCGGCGCACCCCACGTACAACAGTGACGCGGGCCCCGGCTTCGGTCCGCCGTCCGCCGGCTCCACGGAGCCCGCGCCCGCGAACGCGCCGTGGCTCGCGAAGAACAACGTCGGCTCGCCCTACAACAGCAACATGCAGCTCATCGACGAGAGCCAGAAGGGCCAGTTCAAGTACACGAACACCTTCACCAACAAGACGAACGAGCCGCAGACCATCACGCTCTGGAACAAGACGGGCGAGAACGGCAACCCGAACGACGGGCAGAACTTCGACAAGAGCACGCCCAAGACGTTCACGCTCCAGCCCGGCCAGTCGCAGGTGGTGGCGTTCGACAGCAACACCAGCGTGGCGTGGGCCGCGTCGAAGGACGGCACGGCGAAGCCCGGCGCGAACTCCGGTCAGACCTGGGGCGAGGCCACCTTCGCGAACTCCGGCACGGGCTGGAGCGGTTTCGACACCAGCCAGATTGCCCCCGCGGGCCACAACGGCAAGATGTCCATCACCAACGAGGCGACCGGCAAGACCGTGACGGAAGCCAACGCCTGGCAGACGGAGAAGGACGACCCCGCGCTCCACGACGTGGGCGTCCCCGCCGGTCCGCTGAACCTGCGCACGGAGATCGGCTGACGCCTGGCGGGCTCGCGCTGACTAGAGGCCGAGCGCCGCCTTGCACGTCTTCACGTACAGGTCCCGGAAGAGGTTGTCCGGGTCCGTGCGCTGCTTCACGGCCTGGTACGTCTCGCGGTTCCAGATGCTCCAGAAGGTCTGCTCGTCGTAGTAGTTGTAGGAGATGAGCGTCTTGGTGCCGTTGACGCGCTGGAGCTCCTCTTCCAGCTCCTTGTAGACGTTGCGGCCCGGCGGCTGCGGCATGCCGTACACCGCCAGGTCGAGGAACAGCGGGTCCTTCATTCCGGACCACCACTGGGGCGTCAGCCACTCGTAGTCGCGCGTCCGCCGGAAGGGCACGCACCAGACGGGGGAGTGGCGCATCTCGCGGTGGTACCAGTCCATGAACGCGGCCGTGCGCGAGAACGGGACGAACACGTCCACGATGACCGGCGGGTCCTTCTTCGGCAGCAGCTGGGTGAAGCGGTTGGCGGTCCTCAGCACGCTGTCGGAGTGGATGAGCCTGCCGAACAGCGCCCGCGCGAGGAGGTTCTTCGGTTTGACGTGCGTGACACCCCGGTTGTAGCGGAAGAGGTAGTCATACGTCGGGAGGTAGTCCTCGCTCCGGCGCGGGATGCTCTCGCAGTAGGCCGTGAGCCAGTCGTAGCGGTTCACGTACGGCGCCCGGTCCACGAAGTGGCCCACGCACAGCACGTGCTTCGTGGGGGAGAAGATCTGCCCGTCCAGGTAGTCCGCGCCCGGCTCCTGGAAGTGGTGCCAGATGCCCTGCTGGAAGGACTCCAGGGTGGAGTGCGTCTCGTTCGTCACCCGGACGTAGGGCGTGCAGCGCGTGAGCTTGAAGCGCACCTTGGACAGGATGCCCAGCGTCCCGAACGAGCCGTGCATCATCTGGAAGAGGAGCGGCTCGTTCGTCGGTGAGCAGCGCAACACGTCTCCCTTCGCGGTGATGACCTCGTACTCCAGACACGTGTCGTGGAAGCCGCCCTGGCGGAAGGACATGGACTCGATGGAGCACCCCGCGATGGCACCCCCAAGCGTGATGGTCTTGTGCTCGGGGACGATGAACGGGATGAGCCCGTGCGGCAGCGTCGCTCGGACGACCTCGTCGAAGGTGACCGCGGGCTCGGCGGTGCAGGTCATCCCCACGGGGTCGATGTCGAGGATGGCGTCCAGGTCGCCCAGGTCCACCTTCTCGTCGCGGCGCCGCGCATCGAACCGCTTGGGGACGCTGTGGGGTGGGGACTTCTTCTTGAAGGACGCGGGGCCCTTGCCCTTGCGCTGCCGCAACTGCTGGCTGATGGCTTCGACCTTCGCTTCGTGGAGCGCCTCCGCCCGTGAAGGGATTTCTACGCGGGGACCACCTGTCACCGACTCCGTGCGCATCCGTTTCCTCCGTTGGAGGAAGGGTGGGGATGCCGCGGCGCGTGGTGAGTCCTCGCCTGTCGGAGCGGGGCCAACCCGGACGCCCACCCACCGAGCGGGCGTCCGGGCTGCTGAGTCTGATCAGGTGGCTTCGAGCTGTCGTCGCAGCTCCGTGGTGCTCACCTCCCGCGTGCCGTCCCGGCCCATCAGCGACTGGCCATCCGCGGAGTAGAGCGCTGGACGCCGGTACAATGTGCGCAGCGCGTGCAGGTGCGGGTAGACGATGGATGCCCGGGGGCTCAGCTCCCGCAGGTGCTTGCGCAGCAGGGGGGCGTACTTCGGGCTCTGCGCCGGGAAGATGTGATGCTCCTGGTGGTAGCTGAAGTTGAAGTGCAGCCAGTTCATCAGCGGGTGGGTCTCCACGCTGGCGGTGTTCACGAAGGGGTTGTCCGTCTCCTCCGCCGCGGGCTGCATCCAGTGGTTCGTGGCGATGTAGATCATCAGCGTGACGTTCCCGATGAGCAGCGGGAGCACCAGCGCGTAGAACGCCGCCCTGGGGCCCAGGACCCACCCGAGCGCCACCCAGCCTGCGGTGACGAGCACCGTGAGCACGCGCTCCCGGGCCCGGTGCAGGTGCACGTGCTGGAACGCGGGCAGCCGGCAGTGGTGCCAGAGGAAGGCCTGGCCCTGCGCGGTGAAGAAGACGCTGAAGCTGATGAAGCTCAGCCAGTGCCCGGAGCCGGGGGACATGGCGTGGAACAGCTTCGCGAACCCCTGGGTGTGCCAGTCCGTCCTGCGCGGAAGGATGTCTGGATCCCTCACAAGGACGTTGGCGGCGCTGTGGTGGGCCTGGACGTGCCAGGCCCTCCAGTTGCCCGGCGTCACCAGGAAGGGCGCGAAGCCCACCCAGCCCAGCAGGCTCTCCCACTTGCGGCTGTGGAACACCGAGTGGTGCAGGGCCTCATGCGCGGCGAGGCCCACGGCGGTGACGAGCTGGCCCAGCACGAAGGCGATGAGCAGGCACGCCCAGTGAGGCAGCGTCCAGGTGCCGAGCACCCAGATGAGCGCCGCCTCCACCGGCACGAGGCAGAGCGCGACGATGCC
This DNA window, taken from Corallococcus coralloides DSM 2259, encodes the following:
- a CDS encoding SDR family NAD(P)-dependent oxidoreductase, with translation MSVDAFGLEGRRALVTGASGGLGLHFAEVLARAGAEVVLAARRADRLAAEVERLRELGLRAHAVSMDVTLAASVQAGVAEAEALAGGVLDVLVNNAGVSGEGFFLQVEEADWDTVIDTNLKGSYLVSRTVARRLVEQGSPGSIIHIASILGLRVAGGVAPYGASKAGLIHLTKAMALELARHRIRVNALAPGYIETDFNRTFFAKDAGQKLLARIPFRRLGHMRELDGPLLLLASEAGSYMSGSVIEVDGGHLCSTL
- a CDS encoding enoyl-CoA hydratase-related protein, with amino-acid sequence MSYQHIRVSYADRVANVELHRPEARNGFTVLMADELAAALAAADADEAVRVVILSGAGKDFCVGADLSGQSLEVTNTDIPGGAWVEPATRVARQLFMLRKPVIAAIQGAAVGVGSTMILPADFRLAARNSRFGFVFSRRGIYPEAGSCWFLPRLVGLGRAMDWMVSGRLVPAEEALGAGLVQSLHEPEALADAAQALARELVDSTAPVSVAVIRQALYRMSALPSPEPAFALDSQLIASLGESADALEGVMAFMQKRPARFSRTVTQDLPTFLPWQEARR
- a CDS encoding DUF6285 domain-containing protein codes for the protein MREQPDGAALLAIAREVLLRELLPGLPEDKVYAARMIANAMGIAERQLRAGEGPAQEERGALVALLQREGELAELNRELAARIRQGAFDGNREAWSLLWDSTIQRVRESAPKALPASDRMG
- a CDS encoding fatty acid desaturase family protein; the protein is MTDFSSSLPMPPDDAKRLRSELRRVLPPEAFERQPLRGIVALCLVPVEAALIWVLGTWTLPHWACLLIAFVLGQLVTAVGLAAHEALHHSVFHSRKWESLLGWVGFAPFLVTPGNWRAWHVQAHHSAANVLVRDPDILPRRTDWHTQGFAKLFHAMSPGSGHWLSFISFSVFFTAQGQAFLWHHCRLPAFQHVHLHRARERVLTVLVTAGWVALGWVLGPRAAFYALVLPLLIGNVTLMIYIATNHWMQPAAEETDNPFVNTASVETHPLMNWLHFNFSYHQEHHIFPAQSPKYAPLLRKHLRELSPRASIVYPHLHALRTLYRRPALYSADGQSLMGRDGTREVSTTELRRQLEAT
- a CDS encoding FAD-binding oxidoreductase; the protein is MRTESVTGGPRVEIPSRAEALHEAKVEAISQQLRQRKGKGPASFKKKSPPHSVPKRFDARRRDEKVDLGDLDAILDIDPVGMTCTAEPAVTFDEVVRATLPHGLIPFIVPEHKTITLGGAIAGCSIESMSFRQGGFHDTCLEYEVITAKGDVLRCSPTNEPLLFQMMHGSFGTLGILSKVRFKLTRCTPYVRVTNETHSTLESFQQGIWHHFQEPGADYLDGQIFSPTKHVLCVGHFVDRAPYVNRYDWLTAYCESIPRRSEDYLPTYDYLFRYNRGVTHVKPKNLLARALFGRLIHSDSVLRTANRFTQLLPKKDPPVIVDVFVPFSRTAAFMDWYHREMRHSPVWCVPFRRTRDYEWLTPQWWSGMKDPLFLDLAVYGMPQPPGRNVYKELEEELQRVNGTKTLISYNYYDEQTFWSIWNRETYQAVKQRTDPDNLFRDLYVKTCKAALGL
- a CDS encoding acyl-CoA dehydrogenase family protein, with amino-acid sequence MDFSLSPEIEAYRLRVREFVATHVLPLEKQPDAFDAHENLREEMVARVRELARAQGLWAFQMPKARGGQGLGVVGMAACYEEAARSPFGPVMFNAAPPDDGNMIVLEKVLATEALKQRWLQPIIDGKVRSAFAMTEPDGCGSDPSLTYTRAEKQGGEWVLTGRKWFITGAQGAQHFIVVARTSDDERKGLTAFLFDASQPGWRIERRIPIMGPEEHGGHCELVFEGLRIPDEHRLLGVGDGLKVTQIRLGTARLTHCMRWLGLAKRCLEEAGGYVSRRMSFGETLAQHEGVQWMLGDAAKDIHIGRLLTMSAAWKLDQGDFARTDISIAKIHVADALHKAADTAIQLMGARGYSKDTLVEWIYRYARQARLVDGASEIHKMVLSRAYLAEGADFFRWGVG
- a CDS encoding phosphotransferase family protein, giving the protein MREEHKHALESFLATKAEAREVRLIDARLLSGGAIQENWLLTAAVSGGPHDGVLECVLRSDAASGVSVSHGRAQEFALLKEAFRAGVTVPEPLWLGDSSVLGRAFFVMRKARGTAAGHRIVKDLGLGGDREALTERLGEELARLHAIRPPVEALSFLPVPALSPALRGVKEFQSFLAGHHTAFPALEWGIRWLERHAPRTPELVLTHRDFRTGNYMLDEAGLTAVLDWEFAAWSDPLEDIGWFCARCWRFGQFDKEAGGIGSREALARGYARVSGRQLDWASVRYWEVFAHARWAVIAVQQGERHVSGREPSLELALTAHVVPELELELLSMTGGRNA
- a CDS encoding leucine-rich repeat domain-containing protein; this translates as MKKKASPSPARDLPFEILTWSQVRDEVKAPGNREDDWDRVLVLTGNVVMPYDLGLDFHQGIFAQDDEDAPPFTGLIVRGDLTVEGCVLNWENDFGPFLQVHGNLVAKRIAIGGARLHVSGDVTTEDLVAVYNHGSVSVGGNLKARTLASHYSFNVAGAVDAHRYLGQDSKVFAVAGGVEDVKDPYEGKGVFVPAVVRDGRVDLEKVRARLAAGKPVARDAFTSIREAFRQLVAKKIAEPDKVKSLTLEDKGLTSLPEELFLFRKLEKLNLRRNNLRVLPEELGQLTELRELDLRSNGLLELPESIGELKKLRVLDLEANCLWRLPESLAGCVELRRVNLINNPHAYVRRAFGSWKQVQLMFDFPEVLTRLPKLEVLTFEGTPLRTLPTRRFDSTALSKATVLRSLVTQVDPELHAQLQVDVERSREKAAAYIGYWFKPETVSLESFYDAKTDRYDFAELLALLALLLRINIPTAAPYEEALAKFRGQSQGIARYLDWDGDKPRHVHALFGALRDALGPLGEPYPGDALIAGLRDVFAAHAG